A window from Azoarcus sp. DD4 encodes these proteins:
- a CDS encoding STY4528 family pathogenicity island replication protein, which yields MTTGDAPRRDGPVALSALFDEALRHLEPKEPAQGTAPSQDGFLYSGNRHESVPRALFLDRRLTPLERNAWQVFRLQLNDDGVTAFPTYDQLRPYLASMPCAAQASHETVARALTLLRLTRWLSLVRRRRDPKTGRIQGNLYVLHDEPLSPFEAMQLDPDYLGLVSQALTHAAKAVQVVGMNTLREIAEDPLLSGRTLPTRLQVLAQRMARHGWTTPGYPQKGADHESEEGQEALLRNGARPSSESEAGPKPAPDGSLRIPKEDRTVRNDRINEVRTVPRARALQNLRLPERFLRLKDEQQAGALVALQQVDEAQRQAVLDEWAARCHNSAVRNPAGYLFGIIQKAIRGEFKAWAGESASAAPASPPSSPPASRAADPEVARAYLAQLREALRDR from the coding sequence ATGACGACGGGCGACGCTCCACGGCGTGATGGCCCGGTTGCGCTGTCGGCGTTGTTCGACGAGGCGCTGCGGCACCTTGAGCCGAAGGAACCGGCGCAGGGCACGGCGCCGAGCCAGGACGGTTTTCTCTACAGCGGCAACCGGCACGAGAGCGTGCCGCGCGCGCTGTTCCTCGACCGACGCCTGACGCCGCTGGAGCGCAATGCCTGGCAGGTGTTCCGCCTGCAGCTCAACGACGACGGCGTGACCGCCTTTCCCACCTACGACCAACTCCGCCCCTATCTGGCGTCCATGCCCTGTGCGGCGCAAGCCTCGCACGAGACCGTGGCGCGCGCCTTGACGCTGCTGCGGCTGACGCGCTGGCTCAGCCTGGTGCGGCGGCGGCGCGATCCCAAGACCGGCCGCATCCAGGGGAACCTCTACGTGCTGCACGACGAACCGCTGTCGCCCTTCGAGGCGATGCAGCTCGACCCCGACTATCTGGGCCTGGTGAGCCAAGCGCTCACGCACGCGGCGAAGGCGGTGCAGGTCGTGGGCATGAACACGCTGCGGGAGATCGCCGAAGACCCGCTGCTCAGCGGGCGCACGCTGCCGACCCGCCTGCAGGTGCTCGCGCAGCGCATGGCGCGGCATGGCTGGACGACGCCAGGTTATCCACAGAAGGGTGCGGACCACGAATCCGAAGAAGGCCAGGAAGCCCTGCTTCGGAATGGCGCGCGCCCGTCTTCGGAATCCGAAGCAGGGCCGAAACCCGCGCCGGACGGCTCTCTTCGGATTCCGAAGGAGGACCGTACAGTACGTAATGATCGTATAAATGAAGTACGTACAGTACCGCGCGCGAGGGCCTTGCAGAACCTGCGGCTGCCCGAGCGTTTCCTGCGCTTGAAGGACGAGCAGCAGGCCGGCGCGCTGGTGGCGCTGCAGCAGGTGGACGAGGCGCAGAGGCAGGCCGTTCTCGACGAGTGGGCGGCACGCTGCCACAACAGCGCGGTACGCAACCCGGCCGGCTACCTGTTTGGCATCATCCAGAAGGCGATCCGCGGGGAGTTCAAGGCCTGGGCCGGAGAAAGTGCATCGGCGGCGCCAGCGTCCCCGCCATCGTCACCACCGGCATCCCGTGCGGCTGACCCCGAGGTGGCACGTGCCTACCTGGCACAGCTCCGAGA
- a CDS encoding DUF2857 domain-containing protein yields MSAPHPLNQAVIAQALHDLRNGQLRRCKAMGFGEEELDALKHPELVSMLVNATVSWCSVSVNREVLKRLLSQVHDVEREIATVDRMLRLGASTEMVSKFYGLTHQEVALRRDILGLPKRKGRHPVLDEAQDVALWERWKAGITERHIALNDDMAMLALTMDLAEAMTLPMSVIWSAIRNWVDQGLV; encoded by the coding sequence ATGTCGGCACCGCACCCGCTCAACCAGGCCGTGATCGCCCAGGCCCTGCATGACCTGCGCAACGGGCAGTTGCGCCGCTGCAAGGCGATGGGCTTCGGCGAGGAGGAGCTGGATGCGCTGAAGCACCCCGAACTCGTGAGCATGCTGGTGAATGCCACGGTGTCGTGGTGCTCGGTGTCGGTGAACCGGGAAGTGTTGAAGCGGCTGCTGAGCCAGGTGCACGACGTGGAGCGGGAGATCGCCACGGTGGACCGCATGCTGCGCCTGGGGGCGAGCACGGAGATGGTCAGCAAGTTCTACGGCCTCACGCATCAAGAAGTGGCGCTGCGCCGCGACATCCTCGGACTGCCCAAGCGCAAGGGCCGGCATCCGGTGCTCGACGAGGCGCAGGACGTGGCCCTGTGGGAACGCTGGAAGGCCGGCATCACGGAGCGGCACATCGCACTGAACGACGACATGGCGATGCTGGCGCTGACCATGGACCTGGCCGAGGCCATGACCCTGCCCATGTCGGTGATCTGGTCGGCGATACGGAACTGGGTCGACCAGGGGCTGGTGTAG
- a CDS encoding ParB family protein, with protein sequence MAELTPQDMAAKLLATGFERSGPSAATLSDPIADTPMVVTLDQLRPYDHDPRVTRNPAYAEIKASIRERGLDAPPAITRRPGEAHYIIRNGGNTRLAILRELWSETKEERFFRIACLFRPWPARGEIVALTGHLAENELRGGLTFIERALGIEKAREFYEQECGQALSQSELARRLTADGYPVPQSHISRMNDAVRYLLPAIPTLLYGGLGRHQVDRLAVLRKACERTWERRALGRTVAVDFATLFQDVLTQFDTQPDDFSPQRVQDELVGQMAELLEADYDTLALEINDSESRQRALTSEPAAPTPPAASVVPAAPPPQVSASQQPPVSSVPRGTTPATPSAPAATPSASPGAPEEQHGQHDERLQGHIVSPAPTTERLQSIQRMVADQLGDKLPDFEADALRAIPVQAGGLYPISDVWYIEPGLDVPDRLRVHIVQFAREIAGEAAVSDHIEASDGGIGFVCVAPAVGQAKALPAFARAVLTLLHALSAAPPSTNGLDRARLADELAALLHGHGGAATRLSDAALVKLFRLLRLARRLLDLQAGEPGQES encoded by the coding sequence GTGGCTGAGCTGACGCCGCAGGACATGGCTGCCAAGCTGCTGGCCACCGGCTTCGAGCGCAGCGGCCCTTCGGCCGCGACCTTGAGCGACCCCATCGCCGACACGCCGATGGTGGTGACGCTGGACCAGTTGCGGCCCTACGACCACGACCCGCGCGTGACGCGCAACCCGGCCTATGCGGAGATCAAGGCGTCCATCCGCGAACGCGGGCTGGACGCGCCCCCCGCGATCACGCGCAGGCCGGGCGAGGCGCACTACATCATTCGCAACGGCGGCAACACGCGGCTGGCGATCCTGCGCGAGTTGTGGAGCGAGACCAAGGAGGAACGCTTCTTCCGCATTGCGTGCCTGTTCCGCCCGTGGCCGGCGCGCGGCGAAATCGTGGCGCTGACCGGGCATCTGGCCGAGAACGAGCTGCGCGGCGGGCTGACCTTCATCGAGCGGGCGTTGGGCATCGAGAAGGCGCGCGAGTTCTACGAGCAGGAATGCGGCCAGGCGCTGTCACAGAGCGAACTCGCGCGGCGGCTGACGGCCGACGGCTATCCAGTGCCGCAGTCACACATCAGCCGCATGAACGATGCGGTGCGCTATCTGCTTCCGGCGATCCCGACGCTGTTGTACGGCGGATTGGGCCGGCATCAGGTGGACCGGCTCGCGGTGCTGCGCAAGGCGTGCGAGCGCACCTGGGAGCGGCGTGCGCTGGGCCGCACCGTGGCCGTGGACTTCGCCACCTTGTTTCAGGACGTGCTGACGCAGTTCGACACACAGCCAGACGACTTCTCGCCGCAGCGGGTGCAGGACGAGCTAGTGGGTCAGATGGCCGAGCTGCTGGAGGCGGACTACGACACGCTGGCGCTGGAGATCAACGACAGCGAAAGCCGCCAGCGTGCGCTGACCAGCGAACCGGCGGCGCCGACTCCACCTGCAGCGTCTGTCGTTCCTGCTGCTCCTCCCCCGCAGGTCTCCGCGTCTCAGCAGCCTCCCGTCTCATCTGTGCCGCGAGGCACCACGCCGGCCACGCCTTCGGCGCCAGCAGCGACACCGTCTGCATCGCCCGGAGCACCGGAGGAACAGCACGGGCAACACGACGAGCGCTTGCAGGGGCACATCGTGTCACCGGCCCCGACCACCGAGCGCCTGCAATCCATCCAGCGGATGGTCGCGGACCAGCTCGGCGACAAGCTGCCCGACTTCGAGGCCGATGCGCTGCGTGCGATCCCCGTGCAGGCCGGCGGGCTCTATCCCATCTCGGACGTCTGGTACATCGAGCCGGGGCTGGACGTGCCGGATCGTCTGCGTGTGCACATCGTGCAGTTCGCGCGCGAGATCGCCGGGGAAGCGGCGGTATCCGATCACATCGAGGCCAGCGATGGCGGCATCGGCTTCGTCTGCGTGGCGCCGGCCGTGGGCCAGGCGAAAGCGCTGCCGGCGTTCGCGCGGGCGGTGCTGACCCTGCTGCATGCGCTGAGTGCGGCGCCGCCCTCCACAAACGGATTGGACCGCGCGCGGCTGGCCGACGAGCTGGCTGCGTTGCTGCATGGCCACGGCGGCGCGGCCACACGCCTGAGCGATGCTGCGCTGGTGAAGCTGTTCCGTCTGCTGCGCCTGGCGCGCCGGCTGCTGGACCTGCAAGCCGGCGAACCGGGCCAGGAATCCTGA
- a CDS encoding ParA family protein yields MQVVSIISTKGGVGKTTTAANLGGFIADAGLRVLLLDLDVQPTLSSYFTLDVRAPGGIYEMLAFNERRIEQLVSRTAIAGLDLVLSNDDRGELNTLLLHAPDGRLRLRHLLPVFRTQYDLLLIDTQGARSVLLEMAVLASDLALSPVTPEILAARELRRGTLQLIEDIAPYRHLGIEPPPLRLLINRVHPVSSNARLVQQALRQVFQEQAGVQVLDIDVPAIEAYPRAATRGLPVHRVEYRRPAGRTAPAALDTMRTLAGELFPAWRERFALVTGRADAGGASHGERT; encoded by the coding sequence ATGCAGGTGGTGTCCATCATTTCGACCAAGGGCGGCGTGGGCAAGACCACGACGGCGGCCAACCTGGGCGGCTTCATCGCCGATGCCGGGCTGCGCGTGCTGCTGCTGGACCTGGACGTGCAGCCCACGCTGTCGAGCTACTTCACGCTGGACGTGCGCGCGCCCGGCGGCATCTACGAGATGCTGGCCTTCAACGAGCGGCGCATCGAGCAACTGGTGTCGCGCACCGCGATCGCGGGCCTGGACCTGGTGCTCTCCAACGACGACCGCGGCGAACTGAACACGCTGCTGCTGCACGCACCGGATGGGCGCCTGCGACTGCGCCATTTGCTTCCCGTCTTCCGCACGCAATATGACTTGCTGCTGATCGACACCCAGGGCGCGCGCAGCGTGTTGCTGGAGATGGCGGTGCTGGCGTCCGACCTGGCGCTGTCGCCGGTGACACCGGAAATCCTCGCGGCGCGCGAGCTGCGGCGCGGCACGCTGCAACTGATCGAGGACATCGCGCCGTATCGGCACCTGGGCATCGAACCGCCGCCGCTGCGCCTGCTCATCAACCGTGTGCATCCGGTGTCGTCGAACGCGCGGCTGGTCCAGCAGGCGCTGCGACAGGTGTTCCAAGAACAGGCCGGCGTGCAGGTCCTGGACATCGACGTGCCGGCTATCGAAGCCTATCCGCGCGCTGCGACACGAGGATTGCCGGTGCATCGGGTGGAGTACCGGCGGCCGGCTGGGCGCACGGCGCCCGCGGCGCTCGACACCATGCGCACGCTGGCCGGCGAGCTGTTCCCCGCGTGGCGGGAGCGCTTCGCGCTGGTCACCGGCCGGGCCGATGCGGGAGGGGCCAGCCATGGCGAGCGCACATGA
- a CDS encoding AlpA family transcriptional regulator: MPSQTTATAAPTEHRILRRAEVEAKTGFKRAHIYSLMKEGKFPKALRLGVRAVGWDSVEIEQWIADRLKERA, encoded by the coding sequence ATGCCTTCGCAGACCACCGCCACGGCGGCACCGACCGAGCACCGCATCCTGCGCCGCGCCGAGGTCGAAGCCAAGACCGGCTTCAAGCGCGCGCACATCTACAGCCTGATGAAGGAAGGCAAGTTCCCCAAGGCGCTGCGCCTGGGCGTGCGCGCGGTGGGCTGGGACTCGGTGGAGATCGAACAGTGGATCGCTGATCGCCTCAAAGAACGCGCCTGA
- a CDS encoding ATP-binding protein produces the protein MPKSSSLADGAKTYYRPIEAAIRWSGLLRFERRILATLGQRPLPQPTEFPRWPTLRLNAERIFDALAHGEMPYGKEGLVRDTQGLAMDDPSLTVRHVDLKAWMAHYYPGEKPAFLFDEIERALHPAISLDTVGALLVEREAIKARLAEHLGVHETLRAEHEALLKTHATCAADTERANRLGPRSESTYLNIVGGLLTLLLGKSPSGMPYSSFLTQEAIISAMVAHHGNAMGITERTLQAKFALARRNLQSTTS, from the coding sequence ATGCCGAAGTCGAGCAGCCTGGCCGATGGCGCCAAGACCTACTACCGCCCGATCGAGGCGGCAATCCGCTGGAGCGGATTGCTGCGCTTCGAGCGGCGCATCCTGGCGACATTGGGACAGCGGCCGCTGCCGCAGCCAACGGAGTTTCCGCGCTGGCCGACGCTGCGGTTGAACGCCGAAAGAATCTTCGATGCGCTGGCTCACGGCGAGATGCCGTATGGCAAGGAGGGCTTGGTGCGGGACACGCAGGGCCTGGCGATGGACGACCCGTCGCTGACGGTGCGGCACGTCGATCTGAAAGCCTGGATGGCGCACTACTACCCCGGCGAGAAACCGGCGTTTCTGTTCGATGAGATCGAGCGTGCGCTTCACCCGGCGATCAGCCTGGACACAGTGGGCGCATTGCTGGTCGAGCGGGAAGCGATCAAGGCGCGGCTGGCGGAACACTTGGGCGTGCACGAGACGCTGCGCGCCGAGCATGAGGCGCTGCTGAAAACGCACGCCACCTGCGCGGCCGACACGGAGCGTGCGAACAGGCTGGGGCCGCGCAGCGAATCGACCTACCTGAACATCGTTGGCGGGTTACTGACGCTGCTGCTGGGCAAGTCGCCCAGCGGCATGCCGTATTCCAGCTTCCTGACGCAGGAGGCCATCATCAGCGCGATGGTGGCGCACCACGGCAACGCGATGGGCATCACCGAGCGCACCCTGCAGGCCAAGTTCGCACTGGCTCGGCGCAATCTGCAGAGCACGACTTCCTGA
- a CDS encoding LysR family transcriptional regulator has protein sequence MNLRHLRCFIAVAEELHFGRAARRLHVEQSPLSRTIRQLEADLGVTLLERTPRGVHLTPPGQVFLEEARRVLLTLEQAQTKARAVAAGHRGTLRIALAGGVGRTRLSALLALCREEAPEVGIRLFEARLSEVVGGLGNDLYDAAFAMTGEMEAGMVAKPVWQDPLLVAVPARHPLLAHKRVPLEEVVGYPLVLCHPQVGQECSRQCERLLRLVETPPVVAEYVTTHSLMLALVAAGYGVGFSTAAHVVACRQADVIVRPLDEDSAALTTYLLHPEGAMSEPLRHFIDRAQRVGHMPLDTQ, from the coding sequence ATGAACTTACGCCATCTTCGCTGTTTCATCGCCGTGGCCGAGGAGTTGCACTTTGGCCGGGCGGCGCGGCGACTGCATGTGGAGCAGTCGCCCCTGTCGCGCACGATTCGCCAACTTGAGGCGGACCTGGGCGTGACGCTGCTGGAGCGCACGCCGCGCGGCGTGCACCTGACCCCGCCCGGGCAGGTGTTCCTGGAGGAGGCCCGGCGCGTGCTGCTGACCCTTGAGCAAGCCCAGACCAAGGCGCGGGCGGTGGCGGCGGGACACCGGGGCACCTTGCGCATCGCCTTGGCCGGCGGCGTCGGGCGGACCCGCCTGTCGGCACTGCTCGCGCTGTGCCGGGAGGAGGCGCCGGAAGTGGGCATCCGGCTGTTCGAGGCGCGGCTGTCGGAGGTGGTGGGCGGACTGGGCAACGACCTGTACGACGCGGCCTTTGCGATGACCGGCGAGATGGAGGCCGGGATGGTCGCCAAGCCGGTGTGGCAAGATCCGCTGCTGGTGGCCGTACCCGCGCGGCACCCCTTGCTGGCGCACAAGCGGGTACCGCTGGAAGAGGTGGTGGGCTACCCGCTGGTGCTGTGTCACCCGCAGGTTGGTCAGGAGTGCAGCCGGCAATGCGAGCGCCTGCTGCGCCTGGTGGAGACACCGCCGGTCGTGGCCGAGTACGTGACGACCCACTCGCTGATGCTGGCCCTGGTGGCGGCCGGCTATGGCGTGGGATTTTCCACCGCGGCGCACGTGGTGGCATGCCGGCAGGCGGACGTGATCGTCCGGCCGCTGGATGAAGACTCGGCGGCGCTGACGACCTACCTGCTACATCCCGAGGGCGCGATGTCGGAGCCACTGCGCCACTTCATTGACCGTGCGCAGCGTGTCGGCCATATGCCATTGGATACGCAATGA
- the cadR gene encoding Cd(II)/Pb(II)-responsive transcriptional regulator, which produces MKIGELARVTGTPVETIRYYEREGLLAAPPRTEGNFRIYDESHLERLSFIRHCRSLDMALDEVRILLRFKDAPAENCGDVNTLLDAHIGHVTARISELRALERQLKSLRERCNEARDAAHCGILNELSQRPPQGTAIEGGHVHGVHGGTPARNAEK; this is translated from the coding sequence ATGAAAATCGGTGAGCTGGCGAGAGTCACAGGCACCCCGGTGGAGACCATCCGCTACTACGAGCGCGAGGGGTTGCTGGCTGCCCCTCCACGTACTGAAGGGAACTTCCGCATTTACGACGAGAGTCACTTGGAGCGCTTGTCGTTCATCCGCCATTGCCGATCGCTGGACATGGCATTGGACGAGGTTCGCATCTTGCTGCGCTTCAAGGACGCGCCCGCCGAGAACTGTGGAGACGTAAATACGCTGCTCGACGCGCACATCGGTCACGTTACCGCCCGCATTAGCGAGCTTCGAGCGCTGGAGCGACAGCTCAAGAGCTTGCGCGAAAGGTGTAACGAGGCGCGGGACGCAGCCCACTGCGGCATTCTGAACGAATTGTCACAGCGCCCGCCTCAGGGGACGGCTATCGAGGGTGGGCACGTGCATGGTGTGCATGGAGGCACTCCGGCACGCAATGCCGAAAAATGA
- a CDS encoding heavy metal translocating P-type ATPase, producing the protein MSKCSVGSCGCSAVPQPSGESSPDALHAKLYRIDSADCPTDAALIRNNLEPLDGVTGLDPVQTGRTLDVSDRPHSPASVDAVLPAAGGSAQRIDVTGAPLRTTLTIAGMDCPTEEALIRNALAGMPGVAALDFNLMQRRLSVTHRPGALDAVLGALSAIGLEAKVETGDTENAVPPTKPAPKTHWWPMALAGITATLAEGVYWLNGGDHWTVLALALVSILSGGLATYKKGWIALRHRNLNINALMSIAVTGAMLIGHWPEAAMVMFLFTLAEMIEAKSLDRARNAIRGLLELAPDTATVRQGDGSWVTMPAKAVPLNAVVRVRPGERIALDGVVINGRSTVNQAPITGESLPVDKSEGENVFAGTVNEAGSFEYKVTAEANHSTLARIIHAVESAQGSRAPTQRFVDQFARIYTPAVFAVALLVAIAPPLAFDGAWMDWIYKALVLLVIACPCALVISTPVTIVSGLAAAARKGILVKGGVYLEEGRKLATLALDKTGTITHGKPAQTDFMVLSGDANEAHILAGSLAARSDHPVSLAIARAAVEMGWVLREVADFAAIPGRGVRGGIDGHIYQLGNHRLVEELGLCSPEIEKTLDVLERQGKTAVLLADQTGVLAIFAVADTLRETSRQAIADLHSLGVKTLMLTGDNVHTAESIASAVGIDEARGNLLPEDKLSTVESLLTHRKGGKVGMVGDGINDAPALARADIGFAMGAAGTDTAIETADVALMDDDLRKIPTFVRLSRATAAVLTQNIVLALGVKAVFLMMTFTGDATMWMAVFADMGASLLVVFNGLRLLRK; encoded by the coding sequence ATGAGTAAATGCAGTGTTGGCAGTTGCGGGTGTTCCGCCGTGCCCCAGCCGTCCGGTGAGTCCTCCCCCGACGCCCTCCACGCGAAGCTATACCGCATCGACAGCGCGGACTGCCCCACCGATGCCGCGCTGATCCGCAACAATCTGGAGCCCCTCGACGGCGTGACGGGACTCGACCCCGTTCAGACCGGGCGTACGTTGGACGTGAGCGATCGCCCCCACTCGCCGGCCTCGGTCGATGCAGTCTTGCCAGCCGCCGGCGGGTCGGCACAACGCATCGATGTGACCGGTGCCCCGCTGCGCACCACGCTCACGATCGCCGGCATGGACTGTCCGACCGAGGAGGCGTTGATCCGGAACGCGCTCGCCGGCATGCCCGGAGTGGCGGCGCTGGACTTCAACCTGATGCAGCGTCGCCTGAGCGTGACGCATCGTCCGGGGGCGTTGGACGCAGTCCTCGGCGCCCTGAGTGCCATTGGTCTCGAAGCGAAGGTCGAAACGGGGGATACGGAGAACGCTGTACCGCCGACCAAACCCGCACCGAAGACCCACTGGTGGCCGATGGCGCTGGCCGGAATCACTGCGACGCTGGCCGAGGGTGTGTATTGGCTCAACGGCGGCGACCACTGGACCGTCCTGGCGCTCGCGCTGGTGTCGATTCTCAGTGGCGGTCTGGCGACCTACAAGAAAGGCTGGATCGCGCTCAGGCATCGCAATCTCAACATCAACGCGCTCATGTCGATTGCCGTGACGGGCGCGATGCTCATCGGACACTGGCCGGAAGCGGCCATGGTGATGTTCCTCTTCACGCTGGCCGAGATGATCGAAGCGAAATCGCTCGATCGGGCCCGCAACGCGATTCGCGGCCTGCTGGAACTCGCGCCCGACACTGCGACCGTCCGTCAGGGCGATGGAAGCTGGGTAACCATGCCCGCCAAGGCGGTGCCTTTGAACGCAGTGGTGCGCGTGCGCCCTGGTGAGCGGATTGCGCTCGATGGCGTGGTGATCAACGGACGCTCGACGGTCAATCAGGCGCCCATCACTGGCGAGAGCCTCCCGGTGGACAAGTCCGAAGGCGAAAACGTGTTCGCGGGCACGGTGAACGAGGCGGGATCGTTCGAATACAAGGTGACGGCCGAGGCGAACCATTCCACCTTGGCCCGCATCATCCATGCAGTCGAATCGGCCCAGGGCAGCCGCGCGCCCACCCAGCGCTTCGTCGACCAGTTCGCCCGGATTTACACGCCGGCCGTGTTCGCCGTCGCGCTGCTGGTGGCCATCGCGCCACCGCTAGCATTCGACGGCGCGTGGATGGACTGGATCTACAAGGCGCTGGTGCTGCTGGTGATTGCCTGTCCGTGTGCCTTGGTGATCTCGACGCCGGTCACGATCGTCAGCGGTCTCGCCGCGGCCGCCCGCAAGGGCATTCTGGTGAAAGGCGGGGTGTATCTCGAAGAGGGGCGCAAGCTCGCCACGCTGGCGCTCGACAAGACCGGCACGATTACGCACGGCAAGCCCGCCCAGACGGACTTCATGGTGCTGAGCGGCGACGCGAACGAGGCCCATATCCTGGCGGGAAGTCTCGCCGCACGCTCGGATCATCCGGTCTCGCTGGCGATCGCCCGTGCCGCGGTTGAAATGGGATGGGTGTTGCGCGAGGTCGCCGATTTCGCCGCCATTCCGGGCCGTGGCGTGCGTGGCGGCATTGATGGTCATATCTATCAACTTGGCAACCATCGACTGGTCGAGGAACTCGGGCTGTGCTCGCCCGAGATCGAAAAGACGCTGGACGTACTCGAGCGCCAGGGCAAGACGGCGGTGTTGTTGGCGGACCAGACCGGAGTGCTGGCGATCTTCGCAGTCGCCGACACGCTGCGCGAGACGAGCCGTCAGGCGATCGCCGATCTGCATTCCCTGGGCGTCAAGACGCTGATGCTCACCGGCGATAACGTCCATACCGCCGAATCGATCGCGAGCGCTGTGGGTATCGACGAGGCGAGGGGCAACCTGCTGCCCGAAGACAAACTCAGCACTGTCGAATCGTTGCTGACGCACCGGAAGGGTGGCAAGGTCGGCATGGTCGGCGACGGCATCAACGATGCCCCTGCGTTGGCCCGTGCGGACATCGGATTCGCGATGGGGGCGGCCGGTACGGACACGGCTATCGAGACGGCCGACGTGGCGCTGATGGACGACGACCTGCGCAAGATCCCTACCTTCGTGCGCTTGTCGCGCGCCACTGCTGCAGTGTTGACGCAGAACATCGTTCTCGCACTCGGCGTCAAGGCGGTGTTTCTCATGATGACCTTCACGGGGGACGCCACGATGTGGATGGCCGTATTCGCCGACATGGGCGCAAGTCTGTTGGTGGTGTTCAACGGCTTAAGGTTACTGCGTAAATGA
- the lspA gene encoding signal peptidase II: MSARKYYGRLAAAFGGPRWGWLALATGIVLADQGAKAWITSWLPYGASAAAAPFVNLVHLLNEGAAFSLFADAGGEQRYFLTVVALVVSAGLVFLLLRGEDTGRTALGYSLILGGAMGNAVDRILRGAVVDYLDLYVGSLHWPAFNLADSAIVMGVLLILLGNSGATR; this comes from the coding sequence ATGAGTGCCAGGAAGTATTACGGAAGGCTCGCCGCTGCCTTCGGCGGCCCGCGGTGGGGCTGGCTTGCCCTTGCCACGGGCATTGTCCTTGCCGATCAGGGTGCCAAGGCATGGATCACCAGCTGGTTGCCCTACGGTGCAAGCGCGGCGGCCGCACCGTTCGTCAATCTCGTGCATCTCTTGAACGAAGGCGCCGCGTTCAGTCTGTTCGCCGATGCCGGTGGTGAGCAACGCTACTTCCTAACGGTCGTGGCCCTTGTTGTCTCGGCTGGCTTGGTCTTTCTACTGCTGCGGGGGGAAGACACTGGGCGCACTGCGCTCGGCTACAGCTTGATCCTCGGGGGGGCCATGGGGAATGCGGTCGACCGGATATTGCGCGGTGCAGTGGTCGATTATCTCGACCTTTACGTGGGCAGCTTGCACTGGCCAGCGTTCAACCTCGCCGACTCGGCGATTGTGATGGGCGTCCTGCTTATCCTGCTGGGAAATAGCGGCGCCACACGGTAA
- a CDS encoding IS3 family transposase (programmed frameshift): MKTSRFSDSQIIAVLKQAEAGKPVPELCREHGISSATFYKWRARFGGMDASLMARLKELEVENARLKKMYAEERLKAEIVKEALGKKVVKPSRRREMAYQAVQQRGASIRVACAAFGISETCYHYQAKCSAENAEIADHLIRLTHNQRNWGFGLCFLYLRNVKGYRWNHKRVYRIYRELELNLRIKPRKRIVREKPEPLAVPKAINQCWSMDFMHDQLADGRSFRLLNIIDDFNREALAMDIDLSLPAERVVRALEQVIEWRGKPTAIRSDNGPEYVGKTLTEWAQKNGVQLNHIQPGKPQQNAYVERFNRTVRYDWLGHYLFESIDEVQDYATRWLWLYNHERPNMALGGITPKQRLAIAA; this comes from the exons ATGAAGACATCGAGGTTTTCAGACAGCCAGATCATCGCTGTGCTCAAGCAGGCGGAGGCTGGCAAGCCGGTTCCGGAGCTGTGCCGGGAGCACGGCATCAGCTCGGCGACGTTCTACAAGTGGCGGGCCAGGTTTGGTGGCATGGATGCGTCGCTGATGGCGCGGCTCAAGGAGCTCGAAGTGGAGAACGCTCGGCTCAAGAAGATGTATGCAGAAGAACGGCTCAAGGCGGAGATCGTGAAGGAGGCCCTCG GAAAAAAAGTGGTGAAGCCATCTCGCCGGCGTGAGATGGCTTACCAGGCCGTGCAGCAGCGCGGCGCGAGCATACGCGTGGCGTGTGCGGCATTCGGGATCAGCGAAACCTGCTACCACTACCAGGCAAAGTGCTCGGCCGAGAATGCCGAGATCGCCGATCACTTGATCCGCCTGACCCACAACCAGCGCAACTGGGGCTTTGGCCTGTGCTTCTTGTACCTGCGAAACGTGAAGGGCTACCGCTGGAATCACAAGCGGGTGTATCGGATCTATCGCGAGCTCGAGCTCAATCTGCGCATCAAGCCGCGAAAGCGGATCGTGCGCGAGAAACCCGAACCGCTGGCGGTACCCAAGGCGATCAATCAGTGCTGGTCGATGGACTTCATGCACGATCAGCTGGCCGATGGGCGCAGTTTCCGACTGCTCAACATCATCGATGACTTCAACCGCGAAGCGCTCGCCATGGACATCGATCTGTCCTTGCCCGCCGAGCGGGTCGTGCGCGCGCTCGAACAGGTGATCGAATGGCGAGGCAAGCCAACGGCGATCCGCAGCGACAACGGACCGGAATATGTCGGCAAGACGCTGACCGAGTGGGCACAGAAGAACGGTGTTCAGCTCAATCACATCCAGCCCGGAAAGCCGCAGCAAAATGCCTACGTCGAGCGCTTTAACCGCACCGTACGCTACGACTGGCTCGGTCACTACCTGTTCGAGTCGATCGATGAGGTCCAGGATTACGCCACCCGCTGGCTCTGGCTCTACAATCACGAGCGCCCCAACATGGCCTTGGGCGGTATCACCCCAAAGCAGCGGCTGGCCATCGCCGCATAG